The window CGAGCAGCGACATGGCAAAACCCAAAAACTATATAGAGCATCCTCAAAAAGCCAACCTCTCATACAGGCAATACTGCAGGACTTGCCTTGGCATTTGCTCAAAGAACGCAAAAAATCGAGCGCTAATATGATTCAGCTGGCTGCGTAAAAGTAAAAACCGTGAAAGATATAAATTTTCAAGCTGTTCCTGCAACTTCCTGAGCAGAACCATCAGATTCATGACCAGGAAAATACAGTTAATCCATGCTTCAGAGGTTCTCTGAAGTTTTGCCCGGATGTAGTTGAGTCGGTAGCCGTTTTTTCCTTGGCCAAATTTCCCTCAATGGGGATCCGTTCTCGACTATCCCGAATCCGTTGTGCTTTCAGTTCCCGAAGACGTTCTTTGTTTTCTTCTGTCTCTTTCGGGGACCTGCCCATTCGTTTACCACCAAATCGAATGCCTTTCTCTTTGAGATATTTACGATTTTCTCTTGTTCCGTAAATTTGATCAGCAAGCACTGCAGCAGGATAGTAGCCATTTCGGCGTTTGTAGTTTTCCACCTGCGCCTGCAAATCCGTGCCTTCGTTGAAGGCATCCCAACCAATATGATCGACAAAAGCCAAACCATCGACCATGCTCACGCTGAGTTTGGCACCGAACTCCACATTTTTACCTGCTTTCCCACGAACTATTGGTCGTACATGAGGTTGGGCAATGGAAACAATTCGGTCATCGCAGCGTCGTTTTCGTTTTTTGTACATCTCATCCTGCTGGCGATACACATGCTGAATGATCCAATACTGTCGTTGTTGCTGATGGGGAAGTGGAAAAGGTGCCGATCCAACATTATCAAGCAACTCATCAATATATCGTAAATTTCTTCGGACGTACTGTAATTGCTGCCGAAGTCCGCGCCGCAGATTTTTTTGCCTGGTTTCTTTTTTTTAGCCAGATTCAGGTAGTTTTTGCGAGCAACTCTCCGATATGTCCTGGGCTTTTTGGGGTAGCCACTCTGTTTGTACAGATCATCAATCAGCTGCTCGGAAATCTCACGAGCTTCGTTGAGTAAACTCAGATCAGTCGGGTAACGAATCGCTTGCTCAGCAACCGTTGCATCGACAAGCATTTTCCCCTTATTTTCAACGGGCTCTTCCTCACCCTTATCCTCTTTTTCATCTTCATTTGTCGTACTTTTCTTTGAGAGAGCAAGTTTTTCCAAAATCACTTCTTCAAACGCAGAAAAGACATCCTTTCCCATCCGTTTTCGAATCTCAACAAACAGGCTCGGAGCTAGAGGTTGCTTGTCTTGAAAAGAAGAAAACCCAACAAAATACTGAAGATAGGGGTTCTCCTGAATCTGGAGTACGGTTTCTTCGTCACTGAGCGTCAGCTTATGTTTAATGATTAACGCGCCGATCACCAATCTGGCATTTTTGGCAGGTCGCCCCTGACGCGGGTCCAATGTTCGGTAATATCTGATGGCGAACTCATCCCACGGAATAACTTTATGCCATTTGATCCATCTGTTGTCAGGGTTCAGTTTGCCTCCAAAGGGAAGGCTGAATCCTTCAAGTGTAAGCTGTCTGTCACTGGTGTACCTGATCATGTGCATGCCTTATGAGGGGGTGAACGTCAAAAGTATGCATATTTTACAATATTTTTATAACTTTTTCATTTAAAATCAGCGCGCTGAGAGTTTTTAAGGACAATCTATATAGTTCCAATACGTTTTATGTGGTTTTTCTAGACCCACAACATAATTTTTGGAAATCCTCTAAAAAACATACATAGTTGCCCTTTTTTCAATATGTTGGGTTAAATTGCCATCTGCAAAGAATCTCAATCATCAATTTCACGTACTGTTTGAGGTTACCGTACTTCTTTTATCTCACTCCCTTCAGCCCAGTGCTTCCGGCATGAGCTACCTTCAACCCAAAAGACTCAAATCATCATCACAATCCCGTCAAGCATCCCAAACAGACTCCCGGAGCGGGAGCACAAGGCTCCTTTTCACCCAAAAAGTAGTTCGCTACTTCCCACTCTCCTCCTCAGCCTTCTTCACCTTCTCATTCAGGGCATTATAAGCACCCATGAACCCACCCTTCACGTCATCCCAGGCCTCGCCAGAATTCCCCTGCATTTTCTCCAACATCACGCTTAATTCTGCCCGCTGCTTGGCTAAAGATTCTTTTGACACCTCGTATTTCTCCTTTGAGGAATCCTGGAGTTTATCCCATTTTTCCTTCATGCGACCTTCCCAGCCTTCCATATTGCCATCAAGCTTTTCAAGCAATTCCTTGCTCTTCTTTACCGCCTGATCTTTCTGCTCAACCGTGTAATCCTTGATAGCAACAGCAGTCTCTTTGATCTCCTTTTTCGTCTCTTCACCATTTGCTGCCAGCACTCCGTTTGCACTAACCAGCAGCAATACCGCAGCCAAGAAAAGCGACATTCTTCCTTTCAGAACCCCATCCAGCACCTTCATCTTTTCCTCCTTGCATAAGAAACAGTTACGGAATATTAAAAAACAGCATACGCTCTTCCGCTTACATCGTGAGCATCTCATCTGATTTCTCCAGGATAATGCCGCTAACAATAAACTGAAAGCGACTTGGGAAGAATAGAGATATCCAGGTCTTCCGGTGGATAAACCTCACCGTCTATAACATAATTACTCGGTGGCTCAACTGATATCTGAACCTGCTGAGCATGCATATGGTTAACCGAGGTACCAGGATTAACATTCAGCATTCCAGCGATTGAGAGCTCCAAGAGGCCCATAATACCGCTTCCCCTCTCTGGATCTATCCATGTTATATCAAGAAGTCCATCAAGGAAATCAGGATTTCCCTTGCCCTGGGCAAGGACCGTTGTCAGAGGGGCTGCATTTGCTACAACCAAGCTATTGGTCTCCAGGGTAAACGGTTCCCCTCCATCAAGGCTGATAGTCATTTTCAGAAGATGGTTCTGCTGCACCGCCTGCCACAGCCCCATAAGATAGGCAAATTGTCCGTACTCATTTTTCTCCTCGCGCCCGGCCGCCTCGATCATTTTCTGCTCAAATCCCAAGCCGACAAGCAAAAGCACCAAGCGGCCATTACATTTTGCCGTATCAATCACCCGTGTATGCCCTGCCGTGATATAGGAACAGGCCACCTCAATAGGAAGAAACTTGACCTTTATCCCCATAAGCACATGGCAGAGCGCATTAGTCGTCCCCATCGGGATGATACCGAGTTTGACGTCAGTATTGACCACGGTTGCAGCAACCTCGGAGACCGTGCCATCGCCGCCGCAGGCAATGATGGTACCCGGAGCATCTGCAAGCGCTTCTTCAGCAAGGCTTGTAGCGGATTTGGCCTCAGAGGTTTCTTTGATGGTCAGCACAAAATGGGAGGAGAGTTCTTCAATTATCTGCTCCTTGTCTTCGGGCCATTTGCCTCCGCCGGAAACAGGATTGGCGATAATCCAGGCCTTGGGTAAGGCTGAAAAGTGCTCGTGCTCGACAACTTTCATCAGCAATTTTCGCTGGCGCTTATTAAGCCGTATGGTCTTTCTCAAGGTCTTTAAATGGGCAAGGACATCTGTTATATCGTTCTTTCTGCTTTGATTGAGAAGAAAGGCAGCAATCACCAAGGCAGAGCGCCCGCGACCAAGTGCGCAGTTGACCAGTACCGGCCCGTTATAGACCTGCTGATTTTTGATCCAGATCATGGCCCTAAGCAGCTCTTCCTCACTGGGGATAGCATGATCAAGAACAGGAATATTGAGATAGGAGATACTTTCAAGAGTGGCGGCCCAGTTCAGCGACTCAAACTCAGCCGTCACATCAAGCACTGCCTGGATTTTTTTCTCTATGAGAATGGGGGCATCGCTTGGCGTGACCCTGTCACCTATGAACAGCTCATCGCTGATGCGCTGAATCGACGGCACCTTATCAAAATCACGCGCGAGTTTATTATAGCTATGAATTATGATGAGAAAGGGAATGAAGCCCAGCTTAATACAAAAAGGAATCCTGCCGTTGCTCTTTTTCCTGAATATTCCAGGGGTATTGGTGAAATAGGCAAAACTGACACAGAGCAGAGACGAAGCCATCCAGAGGAAAAACACGGAGTACAGGCTTGGCCAGAGCAAATAAGCGGAGAAAATCGAGAGAATCCCACCCAAAAAATAAAGAGCACCAAATTTCATCAGATCACCAATAGATTTATTGGACAGGAATCAACGCCAGCAAGCGTTTTTTGATAACGCCTCAGCAGGCAACAGAATACGAAAAGAAATAAAAGTCCGACTTTTCTTCCAACTCCGGCAAGATGCGTTGACACCACGTCTCTTTTACAGTACATTTTATTTGGGAACGTATACTTTCCAGTAAACAATTGCATCTCCCAGAGCGAAATAACATCATCAGGACAGTAGGATACCTTTTCTTTTATGTCAGAAGCCCCTCAGATACAAGCGGTGCATGCTCTTCAGCTTGCCCAGTTTATCATTGCCGCTTATCCAGATAAAGGCATCACGCCGATGAAGCTGCAAAAGCTCGCCTATTACGCCAAGTCATGGACCTTGGTGGCACAGCACCCCTTTATCCAGGCCGATTTTGAAAAATGGACCTATGGCCCGGTGAATGCTTCCATCTATAATGCCTATAAAAAACATGGGGCTGATATCATACCTCCAGGAACAAAACCAACAGGTATCAGCCAAGAACAGGAACAACTCCTCACCTTTATTCTCGACAATTATGTGGACTACTCCGCCTTCACCCTCAGCGCCATGACCCATAATGAGGCGCCCTGGCTCAACGCGGAGGAAAGTGCAGTTATCACGGACACAGCGATCCTGAACTATTACTCCAATCAACCCTTTGCCAAAAATTTCCTCAAACTCCAGAACGCAGCGCAGCAGCCTTTTCATGTCCTGAAATCAAATTCCTGGCATTCCTTTACCCTGGATATGGACAAAGAAGAAGCTGAGACCTTTGCCACATACCCCACCGCAGAAGACTACCAACATCAAAGCCAAAAGGCCAAGCACGATTTTCAAAATCTGCTGCGGGAAATCGACGAACTCCTGTAAGTGCATCACCGAAGCGACTCCCACGATCGGGCCCATTTCAGGGAACTCCTGCATGACTTCCCTGCCCCCAGCCCACCCGTGCTTGATATCGCTTTGCGAACAGTGCATGCCCGCTTTGATAAACTCAACACAGAAAGCTTCATTCTCAAACTCAGGCAACGCCCAGCAGAAGAATACCACAAAATCCTGATCCACCTGCCCTGTATTCTTCACCGCTACCTCTTTGAGGGTATCTTTGCCAATGCAGGAGCCTATCGAAAGGCCCTGGACCCGAAGAACGGCCTTGTCTTCTTCGGACCAAGGCAACAATTCCAGGGAACCTCACCGGGAGGAATCAACGCGGAGGTGCAACAGGCCATCTCGCATCTCATTCCCCGCACAGATGAACCCGTCTATCAGGCTGTCAAATTTTATCAGCAATTTGTCCAGACCCACCCTTTTTACGATGCCAATGGCCGGATAGGTCGTTTCCTCCTTGAGATCTACCTCAACCTGCACGGTATCGGGATGCAGTGGAAAAGGCTTTATGCCAATGAAAAATGGATAAAAAAACTCAACGACTGCCACAGACGAAGAGAGTCTCCTGAGTACGAGAGATATCTCAGCTACTTGGTTTCCCACTGGGATAAATGTACCTTTTGCGAGGATATCTGTTACTAGCAGCTCTTTCCCGTCTCAGGTTGTTGTAGAATCGTTAATACCCTCCCCCCTCCACATTTTCCAGCAACTCCATCATAAAAAAATATTGCAACACTTTTCAAGAGTTGTATTTATATTTATCTATTCCACTGTCCCGCCCCGTTTTCGAACCCAAAAGGTATCTTTGATGAAGCACATCCATATAGCCCACCGTAGAACTACTGATCAAACCGAACAGACTGTTGCTGGACATCTGCTCGAAGTTGCTGCAATCAGCGGAAGACTTGCTGGAAAAATAAATGCGTCGGAAGCAGGCCGTCTGCTTGGTTTGCTCCATGATGTAGGCAAATACAGCAAAGCCTTTCAGGACTATATCAAATCGGCAACCGGTATGCTCAACCCGGATAGAGACGATAGAGACAACGAATATATTGATTCCCAGGCATTGAAGGGAAAAATTGATCACTCCACTGCCGGAGCGCAATGGATCTGGCAGCGTTTCAACGACTACGGACCGCAGGGAAAACTGGTAGGCCAGATGCTTGCGGTGTGTCTTGCTTCCCATCACGGCGGTTTGCTGGACTGCCTGAAAGTTAACGGGAAAAACGGCTTTCAAAAAAGAATCACCAAAGAGGATGTCAAAACCAATTTACAGGAATGTCTTCAGGTGGCTGACAATGAAGTCATGAAGCAGCTTGAAGGACTTTCCGGCAAAGAGTTTCTTGAAAATTTCTGGGCAGATTTGGTTAGGATTGTTGCACCGGAAAAGAAAGATTCACCCGTCATTCAACAATTTCGACTCGGCCTGTTCACCAGATTTCTCTTCAGTTGTCTAATTGATGCAGATCGGATCAACAGCGCGGATTTTGAAGACCCATCCAAAGCAAAAGCCCGATCAAATGAACCCGTGGATTGGCATGTTGCCATTGAGCGAATGGAAGCAAAAAATGCAAGCTTCCAGATTCGCAATGACATTGATACCGTCCGTCGGAAAATCTCAGACCAATGCCGACAACGAGCTGAAGACGAGCAGGGAATCTATACACTCACCGTGCCCACTGGCGGCGGCAAGACTTTTTCCAGTATGCGTTATGCTCTGCATCATGCGAAAAAGCACAACGTGGATCATATTATTTACATCATCCCCTTTACCTCTATCATTGAGCAGAATGCGGAGGAAATCCGAAAGGTTCTTGAGCAGGAAGGCGATGAATTCCCGTGGGTGCTGGAGCATCATTCCGGCCTGGAGCCGGAAGAACTGGACTGGCGGACAAAACTTATCACAGAGAACTGGGATGCCCCGATTATTTTCACGACTATGGTGCAATTCCTGGAAGTGCTGTTCGGTGGAGGAACCCGTGGTGCCCGTCGGATGCACACCCTCGCCAACTCCGTTTTAATTTTTGATGAAATCCAGAGCCTGCCGGTCAACTGCGTCCATCTTTTCTGCAACTCCCTGCAATTCCTGGTGGATCATGCCGGAAGCACAGCAGTGCTTTGCACAGCCACCCAACCGTTGCTGAATGATCTCAGAAATCCCGACAAGGGGCAGCTTGATATACCGGCGGGGCATGAACTGGTGGACAACATGACCGAGGTCTTTGAGCAGCTCAAACGGGTGGAGATAAACAATCTGGTGCGGACTCCGGGATGCTCGGAAGAAGAGATCGCCGAACTTGCCCTGGAAGAGCTGGAGGAAAAAGGCAGTTGCCTGATTGTGGTGAACACCCAGTAATTTTAAATTTTAATATTATCAAGTCGATAGCCTTTTGATCTCAAGCTGCTCAAACATAAAATTTATCAGCTGAGACCAATTAC is drawn from Candidatus Electrothrix aestuarii and contains these coding sequences:
- a CDS encoding diacylglycerol kinase family protein — encoded protein: MKFGALYFLGGILSIFSAYLLWPSLYSVFFLWMASSLLCVSFAYFTNTPGIFRKKSNGRIPFCIKLGFIPFLIIIHSYNKLARDFDKVPSIQRISDELFIGDRVTPSDAPILIEKKIQAVLDVTAEFESLNWAATLESISYLNIPVLDHAIPSEEELLRAMIWIKNQQVYNGPVLVNCALGRGRSALVIAAFLLNQSRKNDITDVLAHLKTLRKTIRLNKRQRKLLMKVVEHEHFSALPKAWIIANPVSGGGKWPEDKEQIIEELSSHFVLTIKETSEAKSATSLAEEALADAPGTIIACGGDGTVSEVAATVVNTDVKLGIIPMGTTNALCHVLMGIKVKFLPIEVACSYITAGHTRVIDTAKCNGRLVLLLVGLGFEQKMIEAAGREEKNEYGQFAYLMGLWQAVQQNHLLKMTISLDGGEPFTLETNSLVVANAAPLTTVLAQGKGNPDFLDGLLDITWIDPERGSGIMGLLELSIAGMLNVNPGTSVNHMHAQQVQISVEPPSNYVIDGEVYPPEDLDISILPKSLSVYC
- a CDS encoding type II toxin-antitoxin system antitoxin SocA domain-containing protein, producing MSEAPQIQAVHALQLAQFIIAAYPDKGITPMKLQKLAYYAKSWTLVAQHPFIQADFEKWTYGPVNASIYNAYKKHGADIIPPGTKPTGISQEQEQLLTFILDNYVDYSAFTLSAMTHNEAPWLNAEESAVITDTAILNYYSNQPFAKNFLKLQNAAQQPFHVLKSNSWHSFTLDMDKEEAETFATYPTAEDYQHQSQKAKHDFQNLLREIDELL
- a CDS encoding Fic family protein → MHHRSDSHDRAHFRELLHDFPAPSPPVLDIALRTVHARFDKLNTESFILKLRQRPAEEYHKILIHLPCILHRYLFEGIFANAGAYRKALDPKNGLVFFGPRQQFQGTSPGGINAEVQQAISHLIPRTDEPVYQAVKFYQQFVQTHPFYDANGRIGRFLLEIYLNLHGIGMQWKRLYANEKWIKKLNDCHRRRESPEYERYLSYLVSHWDKCTFCEDICY
- a CDS encoding CRISPR-associated endonuclease Cas3''; protein product: MKHIHIAHRRTTDQTEQTVAGHLLEVAAISGRLAGKINASEAGRLLGLLHDVGKYSKAFQDYIKSATGMLNPDRDDRDNEYIDSQALKGKIDHSTAGAQWIWQRFNDYGPQGKLVGQMLAVCLASHHGGLLDCLKVNGKNGFQKRITKEDVKTNLQECLQVADNEVMKQLEGLSGKEFLENFWADLVRIVAPEKKDSPVIQQFRLGLFTRFLFSCLIDADRINSADFEDPSKAKARSNEPVDWHVAIERMEAKNASFQIRNDIDTVRRKISDQCRQRAEDEQGIYTLTVPTGGGKTFSSMRYALHHAKKHNVDHIIYIIPFTSIIEQNAEEIRKVLEQEGDEFPWVLEHHSGLEPEELDWRTKLITENWDAPIIFTTMVQFLEVLFGGGTRGARRMHTLANSVLIFDEIQSLPVNCVHLFCNSLQFLVDHAGSTAVLCTATQPLLNDLRNPDKGQLDIPAGHELVDNMTEVFEQLKRVEINNLVRTPGCSEEEIAELALEELEEKGSCLIVVNTQ